A segment of the Lactobacillus sp. ESL0700 genome:
GTTAATGCCATGCAGCGCCTCAAAATCGCCATAATTTAATTTGACATTTTTGACTTCCATAATGTTCTTCATCGTCATGCTCCTTTAGCCAAAACTGCCTTGGATATACTTTTCAGTAATTTCACCCTGCGGATTAGTGAAAATATTGGTAGTTGTATCATATTCAAGAGCACGCCCTAAATGAAAGAATGCGGTATAATCGCTAATTCGTGAAGCCTGCTGCATATTGTGCGTCACCATAATCATCGTATATTTACTGCGTAGCTGTTTGAGCGTGTCTTCCAACTTCGCCGTGGATACTGGGTCAAGTGCACTAGCCGGCTCATCTAAAAGCAGAATTTCTGGCTTTAGCGCAATTGCCCGCGCAATACATAAGCGTTGCTGCTGACCGCCCGATAATGCTAAGGCACTGTTATCCAGCTTGTCCTTAACCTCATCCCACAAGGCAGCAGCCTTTAAACTTTCCTCAACAAGTTGATTAAGCTTGGCCTTGTCCTGCTCACCATTAGCCTTTAGTGCATAAGTGATATTTTCTTTAATTGACTTGGGAAAAGGATTGGGCTTTTGAAACACCATGCCAATTGCCTTGCGCAGTTCGTAAACGTTAATTTTTTTCTGGTTAATATCAAGTTCATGAAACATAATGTTACCATCAACTCTTGCAACACGGTCATTCAGCCTGTTTAAAGAACGTAAAAATGTGGATTTTCCA
Coding sequences within it:
- the pstB gene encoding phosphate ABC transporter ATP-binding protein PstB; the protein is MENWQNQTKYIKTFNNDECALYTHNLSVFYGGTVQKLFDVSLGFKKNTITALIGASGSGKSTFLRSLNRLNDRVARVDGNIMFHELDINQKKINVYELRKAIGMVFQKPNPFPKSIKENITYALKANGEQDKAKLNQLVEESLKAAALWDEVKDKLDNSALALSGGQQQRLCIARAIALKPEILLLDEPASALDPVSTAKLEDTLKQLRSKYTMIMVTHNMQQASRISDYTAFFHLGRALEYDTTTNIFTNPQGEITEKYIQGSFG